ctttttaataaatccacattttacacttttaacagtttttttaccgaagaaatctttattttaaaaattacattttacactcgtagtgaacatcatgtgtgtgctaaaattacgacgaaatggagcgctgccatgtgataataaggaaattcgctgaaatgccttttttcccaaaaattcctctatccattcatatggatatgttctttatttaatttaataaacaaatatgtaatattatatactaatattatataataatattatatgataatatttaaccattttataatgaaaacttaaactttgtttgaatattagtgcaagataaccaaaaaatataaccactttataaggaaactcaatatattttttttattttaacgcagattttaacgcagaaagtgaccccgggtattcgctcgaccagggttattttttttaaagcgaaagtacttcgcgaaagtatttcagtcaccccgggtatttgctcgaccagggttatttttttaaagcgcggccgaaggccgccaacgcagaaaggagtactacgcgaaagtatttcagtcaccccgggtatttgctcgaccagggttatttttttaaagcgcggccgaaggccgccaacgcaaaaggagtactacgcgaaagtatttcagtcaccccgatatgatataaattttacaatattattatagatttttacttctttatttttattaaacataaatcgcatattatacatatacatacatatgtatagtatatatgtatacatatgtatatatacatgtgtatatggaacaagTTTACACAACTCAATATTATAACTTGAAAACtgttggaaagtattttttattataattaatatagaaaaaagaatcacgcaaaagaacaaacaaagaaaaatcgttaagaatcctacaaatttggtgtttgagatgtggcaacgctcgttttcctcataattgtaaacaatctagcctttgcaacgatgagtgttctaagtgatttttaaattaataaatatagttaaaatattacaaaataaaagtgaaatgtgaacttatttcaatctttaaagtgtatatttaaatataacaagaggaaaatgtgaaaaaatttagagaaacatagagaattaacatgttttcttagtgcatatttttgaatttttaaacgtgaatatttcaaaaaatattagttatttttacattatttttggatattcctcctctggagaagctaccctatccgcacataccccatttatatggaaattcgttttttttaccccgccgccaaagtaatcggaatcgtgccacaGAGtggattatttcatttttaaaacgaAGATATTTCAAACTAGATCATCAAAAAGTTATCACTAATAATGGTTTAACACAAGGCAGTGGCTTAAGCCCAACACTTTTTAATCTATACCCTGCACAATTACACTCAATAATAGATGAAAATTGTAAACTATTCCAGTTTGCCgatgatttttttcttgtatgTTATCATAAGAAACGGGACCAAACTCAAAATgttctgaaagaaaaaataaaagaattcatCACTGAATGCAacaaaatcaacttaaaaataaacCTTAATAAAACCAAAAGTATATATTTCAACCAACGTAACACACAAATAgatattcatataaataatattcaacttGACCAAGTGCGAAACATTAAATACCTATGTAGATATGTGAGCGTCAACAATGCGTGCACAGAGAACgtttaatatagagaaggttcaccgcGTTGGCAAACttacgatatttcattttttggaggggtactcttctattagtggatttcaccgcAAAAGTAGGGGTACTTTTTTCTAtaagcggatttcaccaatatttagcaaaatatttttcacattccttgacaaatacagtcaatacTGGTTATGTGCCACATTCAAAGATATAgaattttgtggtttgttaaaaataaaaatataatatggtacataagcgACCGCGAATACTTAAACGAgtcgtacttaaaacaataatttctatatgtttcaaaaaacaatccgtgagatgcagcaagatttaatataggctgttaagagtgatgagggagggatttgatttccatttaagcggagtactacttagccgggattgactgtacacatgaatcagaggaatattgaatattttctttgaaacatttcttgaattgaaaatcgacaaataaactatgttgtctattttattttaatattttttaatacttataattGCGGGGTTgacactttttccttctcatacatttcagaaatatattcaatttatgatttttagtttttgaaatcgtcgcgaaaagacgcttgttgggaaggcatgctcggggagatgtacgtttgcgttcatgaatgaaaattttgttgttgggtaatttactttaaattttgacgtcggcaatttggctgccatattggtttctgatgctttttcaaacgattgttggttttgtaaaacaatatttttaatttttgcgggtgacgtatccacatgtgaacgcatgtgagtatgtacatatgtatgttgtgtatgcattgtttgtgtgggaatgtcagacgtacatatttacatgtgtactcatattgtaagtatgtatgatgatttttgagactattgttttttttccagaagaatgtttgtattttttgatttacatgcgtacgtatatattatttgtgtgagaatgCCATACGCacatactaacatacatatgtttgtacgtaagtatagagaagcgcgcgctttttatatttctgataaatgataatatcttgatttgaaattgatttgtagttgcatacatacatacatacatatctgcaggatagatgcgtcagaaagttttaaatgataagaggtatgatttacatacttacaaatgtaCACATAtcattattgtaatatattatgtttttaggatataattaaataataatgttatcaattttgcatgaattcacaaaaattcgcaaaatgatattcatatcaattgatatgattgcatgtaatacccgagacagacatgtagtaacaataccatatatggtacaaataccatatgtgtgttaccaaatactagcaaaatactatatgagcaatgtagtattttgctggtaacaatactacgatgtttcattgtggtatttgtataaacacagctaaaaaacaggtaacaaactttgctaaaagcttttacacaaaagctcttcgaaatattctgtcaaaatgacttaaaaaaataattattgaattgcaaaacaaaacatttttcacaatttttcttctAGAAAAGCAGGAAATGCCTCATTTTATGTGAGGACTTTAGAGAAACATTAACCAAATTGCTTTTTTGCGATGGAAATAGATTAACTTTACAGTATTTGAAATAGTTATACTTATTTTCTCCATAACAcacatctacatatttattgtttacatttttttttgaaatatttaatgcctatgAAACAAAGGTAGTATTTCAGTTTACTACATTGCCGTGTGTGTCACcaacgtagtaaacagaataccatGATACCTTTACTATGGTATTGTTCCATGTCCGTCTCGGGTAttaacgtataaaaatataagcaaaagagcaacatacgtctgtaatagcaatgtatatttctgagcataattttcattcaatactcagctttgttcaaaaagtggtgaaatccactaataggattctgttagctcttgacagttcacacgcttgtccgtagttgaaccTTCTCTGGCGTGCACACAACATATTAAACAAATAGTGgacaaaacaaacaacacaTGTCGATTCCTCAACATTCTGAGTGGCTGCAAATTTGGAATAACACCAACTAAAGCTTTGCAACTCTACAAAGCCTTTGCACGCGCTAACATGGAATACGCCGCATCatctttttccaatatttcgaAATCCGCCTTACAGAAATTGTGAACTTGCTGCAGTTCTAACCTCAGAAGATGTTTGAGATTAATTAGATCTACTCCGACACATGTAATTTATCATATGGCCGCAGAGCTGCCACCTAAATATAGGCTAGAGATGGCAACagccaaagaaataattaaatgtattgCGTACAACGTaccaacaaagaaaatattgctaGCCAATAATCTTGTTAAGCAATCTAGCTATTTCAAAGtatatgaaaaatacaaaataatttttttcaacatcgCACCAGCACATAAAAACCCAATCAATACTAATAAAATACGAATAAACGATAACTTCTTTGAAGGCgtagtaaacaataaaaaagaagcaAACCAAtcaataataaacaatatatacagaggaaaaatttaacaattagaagcaaatcaatacgaaatattatttatagatGGGTCTATTAAAGACAATAAAACAAGCGAAGCTTTTATCCATGAAAAGTCAAATACTTCTAAATCTTTCTACTGTAACAAAAAGACTGCTTCCATGACAGCAGAACTACTGTATTAGCAATACAAAAAGCTATAGAATTTTCAATTGACcaacaatttacaaaaataaccaTTTTGACGGACAGCTTAAGCAGTATCATAGTATTAAAAGATTccgaaaacaacaattttattgccCAAGAAATAATAGAATCTATAAATATGTCTTCAATCCAAGCAATAGAAATTCATCATATACCCTCACATAGCAATATccaattaaatgaaaaagcaGACAATGCAGCCAAAAATGCCACACAAGATGGAGAACTACTAAGAATACCGTGGTCAATCAAAGATGCAACAAAAGaactatttaacaaaataaaaaacgaatgggaacaagaatacaaaaaaaaattttatataaaggaAAAGATTATGGTAGCATATTTCCAAATTTAATCAATAAGCCATGgttccacaacaacaaaaatagaatagaacctatgaaaattaaacaaataaacagaATACTAACAAATCACACATTTTCTAAAGCCACATTGgctaaaatgaatatttttaataattctaaCTGCGAAATAtgtaatagcattgacagacggcagcgttaaaccagattaattgcatttttcgggattaattcaggatgttgctgaatccaaaaataactctcaaaattttagggagtttgtgagattttcgttggcaacattgttaaaaatggccaattttcatctattgtgaatgaaatacaagcaaccctgacagctgtttatcaaattctcaatataatatcaataaaacttctatgttatgatgcagttttaaaaataatgtgttgatatgcttttataataaaaaatggtttggtaaaaattggtcggctaacaaccgtaatgtttatcttctatcaattttcattgaaaatattataaaaaggacaatgagctgtttatgagagtttcaaagtcgcatagctgccgtctgtcacctacaattTTGGacctgattaagtgcgcagttaatccagattaacgctgccgtctgtcaaggctataacaCAACAGAAGACACAAATCACATACTCTTCCTTTGTAACAAATTCACAAATATAAGATCCAGATATCCTTTACTTATCAACAACTCCTCCATAGTCGAATGTTATCGAAATGGCAACTCTGCGGCATGCATaacttttattaattacttaaatgACATACaattaagtttataaaattgATTCACacaatactatataatattgaaTTGGCGATGGCGTTATAGCTTTAAAGCTGGCCAAGTTAATCTTCATCCCTTGTAAAATTGTATCTCAAGCGGTGAAGTAACTTTaaagacttaaaaaaagttctgactccgacaactatcagattccacaacacccctgagtACAATATTTCCTACTTAAATGGTTGTTACTTAGCACCCAGTTAAACCCGTATTTAGTATTAATTTGCGCGAAAGTCTATTCTATTGTCATTTCTAGTGACCTTACTAACGCCGTTTCTTCAGTTTCTAAGCCCATAAAATACATCAACGCAATTTAAGTTTAATCTGTCTGTTactaaattatgtttttatttaatcaaaagTGTTTAGAATCATTAAGGTtaagaatttatataaaatgcgTACAGATATCGCAAAACATCCTTATTAAATCCTATTAATTTGGGCCTTCCAGAAACGTATTcgcatttttcaaaaagatcAAGATTGGATGAGTGAAACCAATAATTCTTAGCTCCTCCCAAGTCATCGGAACGTAAGTCATTTAGTTGAAATACACCAAAGTGAAACGTGCGGCCATCAGTCTGTATACTTTGCACAACTATGGGCCTAGTCAATTTCTCGACGTCAGaattctaatataaaaaaagaaatatatataagtatatatatattaggattatgtatacgcatatatgtatgtataaattacaCCATAAAGTTGTTTAGCGCGTGCTGCAGCTACTGCAAATGCTTTAAGCATGTTGCGACTTTGAAATTGAGATAAGTTTACAGGGACGTCATGAAGGTTTGCCACTTTGTCATTATCAAAATATACGAATATTGTATGAGGATGAAAATTTATGTCGCGACTAAAAGCTGAAACGATAAACcctaaaatttattcaaattaattaataatataacttaaaaattcttacgactaattgttttatttgaatataaatgCTCTTTTGGCATTGATATTGTGCTTTTTAGGGGATATATATTTGGTAATTCTGAATCGAATTTTCCTTTAATGGATGCCAAAGCTCGACTTGATGTAATGAACTTCTCTGCTTTCACCCGAAAGAGTAACGTTTCCTCATTTCTAggcaaagtaaaattaaaattgacctGGTCAATTATGCGCCGTTGGAAATTTATGTTGCGGCCCGCAATCTTCTCGCATTCGgttatcaatttatttaacaatatcGTACTGTAAAAATATAACGTTAGCATATTCCTATGTGACATAGTTATTGTCTacatttttctttcgtttggtATACCATACTCTCGGCGGAGATTATATCCAACACGGACATTATCCCTtgttttgggcaacttttcttGATCtgctgaaaatatatttgaagccATAATTGCTTCTTTTATACTGCGCTCGCACAATCCAGTTATTTGAACTCTTTCTAAAGAATCCTGTATACAACCCGGCAAACTTTGTTCTTCAATAGTATTTGTAAGCACTACAGCTTGCTGAATACCCTTAAGTAATATGTTATTGTCACCAAATAAGTAGCTCGGCTTTGTGTTCCAATTGAGATTAATAACCTCCTCGCCAATATATTTTCTGTCATTAAACACATACTTTATTAGACcagtaatttttttctacataaatTACTACCTTTCTCGCTGGTTATGCCCCTCAGATTTCGTTAAATCAGTAACACTTTGTAACTTAACACCATTCTTTATCACTTCTTCAACAGCTCCTGTGTCACCTGGTATTCTTTTCCCTTGAACTAACCAATGTTTTTTGAAAGTCCATCCTAGATGTTGGGCGCATAATTTGTTGGTTAACCGcatttttctaaatgaaattttatagtgTAACTACTTAAACGGCTCTCATTGGGTAAAATTACCTTCCACTCAATAATTTGTTCTATCACTAAGTGCAACTGCTACAATTAGGACTAAGAtatagattttaataaaaattcaccaaaaattgCATCTAGGAACAGTAAAAAGAACAAGCTATGAAAATTCACACAAACATTCGATAACAAGCATAGCATCCGTTCTCACACGAGCACTTTTGTCGTCAAAAATAAAAGTTCTCTATTAGGTAATTCGACATCGCTTTCGTTGGTAATAGCTTTGCGTGCTTGTAATTGGGTTCGGGCGGAATTTAGAAGCATGCTCTGGTTTGggttttataatatatacatacatatgtatagttctACTgaaggtaaattttagaatatcataCCCCGAATTCGGTGGTAAAAGGGGTATGCACAGATTGAGGAGGTTCTCTAGaacaagaaaatttatatacaactgTGTTCGAAATAATAGCAGTGGCATAACCCATAAttcaaatgaaacaaaaaaatcgtgtaattgatttttattatggGTTATTATTACTGTATTTAATTCGCTCATATTCAAGCTTAAAAGAAATAAGATTTCTTTAAAGAATAAGATAAAGTccatctttaaataaataaaaaaaattttataaatgaaaatttcagctgTGATTAATAATAGCAGTATTGAGGATTTtacatcaaaaattaattaattcattgtataatataaaacaagGTTTAGGCAAATAGTATTTCGTCGTACGACCGATGTTGGATAACACAGCTGCGTATCTCCTTGGTAGTAGACGAACTCCTTGAGTAGCTCGCAATGGAATCCCCTGTCAAGGGTACGCGGATGACATCGTCATAATGGCGAGAGGCAGATTTGAAAACACTCTCTGTGACATTGTCCAAAGGGGCTTAAACCTGGCGAAAGGATGGTGCAACACGGCAGGGCTAAACATTAACCCAGCAAAAACTACCGTAGTCCCATTCACTAGGCGGAGATCTCTTCCGGGCCTGAGGGCCCTAACATTAGGAGGCACAGAGGTGGAAATGTCGAAAGAGGTAAAATTCCTTGGCCTCACTTTAGACTCATCACTACCATGGAGTTGGCATTTGGACTTAACGCTGTCCAAAGCAACTAGAGCACTTATAATATGCAGACGCCTGGCCGGCAGATCATGGGGTTGCAGGCCAGGAATCATTAGATGGCTGTATACAATGATAGTTAGGCCTATTATCACCTATGGAGTAGTGGCTTGGGCCACCAAAGCAGCTCAGTCTTCAGTGATCCGGAGACTATCAAAGCTGCAAGGACTTGCCTGTGTCTTCGGGGGCAATGCGCACATGCCCCACTGTGGCGCTGGAAGTCATATtggagctcacaccgctgcacCAGGTGATAAAACAAGCAGCAAACCACACCATGCTGCTTATGTAAGCAGAAGGCTGCGGTAGAGGAAAGTTAATGTCCTCCAGACAGATGGACGTACTGGTGGAAAGCACACCGCTAGTCCTCCTCCCAAAGGACGGCACAACGAGAAAATAAActtcaaaagaaatttcaaagttaCTCTCGGCAGCAAGACGGAGTGGAGCGATTCCACGCTGGAAAGACTGCTGGAAGACAGTACCATTCAGTGGTACACTGATGGCTCAAAAACACCGGAGGGTATTGGGGCAGGTATTGCGGGACCGCGTACTACGCTGTCCATACCAATGGGCTGCTTCCCAAATATCTTCCAGGCTGAAGTTTTTGCCATAGGTCAGTGCGCTGAAGTCAACCTCAGCCGCAACTATTGCAACCAGCGTATAGCTATTCTCAgtgatagccaagcggcactaAAGGCGATTTCATcatatgagatcaaatcgcttttagtTGAGGAATGCATAGAAAGTCTAAACCGCCTGTCCTTGTGCAACcgggtgcacctaatttgggtgccagggcacaaaggaatagaaggaaacgaGAATGCCGACGAACTGGCCCGCGCTGCGGCAGCGTCCAAGGTGATGGGACCAGAACCATTCATAGCGGTAGGATCCCACACttttaaggagctgctccgcacggagaGAGAACGGCATTGGCAACAATCGTCAGGCATGCGCCACGCCAAACTGCTACTAGGGGGGTACAGTCTCTCCAGGTTCAAGGAACTTATTTACCTCACCCGTGACAAATTCCGTCTCCTCGTCGCAATttacacagggcactgcaggctcaggaagcacttgtccaacatgggcatagcctcctgtgctaactgccggttctgcgacctagaacaggaaacaccagcacacctaatcctggattgcacagcaatctgtggaaaaaggcttaaggccctggattccatctatatcagcagggatcacatcacctcagtaggGCCGGGCAAACTCCTAGAGCTATTCAGGCTGCTGGGACTCTGGGAAGACATGTGATATcgtagagggcacaatagaccctaggtcgcggtgcattacctcataaaatttatatagtatctatctatctatctccTAGGCATGGAATCCACCAAACGCTTGTATTTCTTGAGAGGAATGGCCTTCCACGGCTTCTTTACAGCACTCCATAATTGCTTCGTATTTTACGGATTCTCTTTCCCCACAGGTTCTTTGACCTCTGCTCAAAGATTCTCAATTTGATTAAGGTCCACTGACTGAGCCGGCCAACCCCGAACCTCAACTCCATTAAgagtgaaacaattttttgccaACCTGCTGGTAGGTTTGGGATCGTTATCTTGTTGATAAACCCATTTCAACAACATTTTCCATTCAGCGTGTAGTAGCGTAATTTACTCCATTATTTCAACGTACAATTTGGCATCCATGTTTTCTTTAATCCAAAATAACGGACCTATACCATAGTAAGAGAAGCATCCCCATACATTGATTTTGACACCTCCATGTTTTATCGTCCGTGAAACATATTTAGGATCAAGTGAAGCGTTTATTGGCCTTCGTACATACTGCCGGCTTCCTCGGAaaccaaataaaacagtttttgcTTCATCGGACCACAATGTGTTGCGCCATTTTTCGACTGACGACTGCAGGTGCTCTTAAAGCCACTGCTATTATTCACAAACTACTGCTATTTCGAACACAGacttatatatatagttgcagtaaacttatggtttttgaaatattaacattaaagttcaaaaataccATAATAATGCAATTTTTCTCCTATTTTTAacgcatttttatactctcgcaacaatgttgctaacgagagtattatagttttgttcacataacggttgtttgtaagtcctaaaactaaaagagtcagatatagggttatatatatcaaagtgatcagggcgacgagtagagtcgaaatccggatgtctgtctgtccgtccgtccgtctgttcgtccgtccgtgcaagctgtaacttgagtaaaaattgagatattatgatgaaactttgtacacgtattccttggctccataagaaggttaagttcgaagatgggcaaaatcggcccactgccacgcccacaaaatggcggaaaccgaaaacctataaagtgtcataactaagccataaataaagatattaaagtgaaatttggcacaaaggatcgcattagggaggggcatatttggacgcaattcttttgaaaaagtgggcgtggccccgccccctactaagttttttgtacatatctcggaaactactatagctatgtcaaccaaagtctacagaatCATTTTCtttaggtatttccatatacagttcaaaaatggaagaaatcggataataaccacgcccacctcccatacaaaggttgtgttcaaaatcactaaaagtgcgttaaccgactaacaaaaaacgtcagaaacactaaattttacggaagaagtggcagaaggaagctgtacccaggctttttttaaaaattgagaatgggcgtggcgccgcccacttatggaccaagaaccatatctcaggagctgctagaccgatttcaatgaaattcggtatataatattttcttaacaccctgatgacatgtacgaaatatgggtgaaatcggttcacaaccacgccttcttccaatataaagctattttgaattccatgtgatgccttctctgtataatacgagtataaacactaggaaccaatgatgatagcggaataaaactttacaaaaatacggtatttgaaaaatatgtaaatgacgtattatgaaatctcgattatcactttaccatgcgagagtataaaatgttcggtgacacccgaacttagcccttccttacttgtttttctaatatatttgtaACTTTCATATCCTCCTTCGCGTTTATCCTTTTTAGTTTATATTAATTAGTGTGTAAATTAACTTTTATTCAATACTAGCAAACCCGGCGATCTCTGTTTCGCCACCAAATTGCTTCGTTTTTTGTAACATTTCGTTTGGTGactaaaagattaaaaaaaattttttttgttttatatttgaaaaagaaaaattatatttcatttcacaaaagtaatgaattcatttcgattacaaaaattaagtattatttAGTTTTCCAACTTCTTAGCACGCCACGTATGTCTAAGCGTGTgcaaaacatagcatttccaaatttatgccacacactatgcgattATCCTTGTGTcttgttgattgtcatctcgaACGCAATTTTCACtcgaaacggaatacgtttgaattgaaatggcaaatcgctagaactcaaaggaattcgtagaatcaagcattctgcccccttgtatttgatagcgcagattgcggaacataataacgacagattcaactttgagacgcaaatgatgcggtgggataccaagcctctccaaagaatttagaaatttcactggataattcacggagtcattgtatgagcgcaagtctctcggaatttgactttgaatcttccagtttaagtcaacagcATCAgtattttggcagctaacattgctcgtgcacttaaggaatcgtagttaccctaatttggccaatgtccgagcATTCGtaatgagttcatctttcgtgaattaataaacgacagatggaattgatatcgaaccaccggaattgacccattttcaatttttagcgaagaagatgtaaaatgtcttcggcaatgtcatttttgttcgtatcccataattgaggTGGATTTGAGGGCTGATTTATCGAAATGTTTATAGCggaaagtgtgcgaacttcatttttacTCCAGTGATTaaaatgttccagcaattgtaattgctgtctTACTTTTCCAAaatgcacacaccgtaccattcacagtacccaatgactcaaataaagttgaaccgcgtacattaatcaatagcaaccgaaggtagaaacaatcgttgataacacacctggatgtcaatctactggttgtcCTTGCTTTTTgtgcaactatttcttcgacgatgcattccaggtataatatca
Above is a genomic segment from Bactrocera neohumeralis isolate Rockhampton unplaced genomic scaffold, APGP_CSIRO_Bneo_wtdbg2-racon-allhic-juicebox.fasta_v2 cluster09, whole genome shotgun sequence containing:
- the LOC126764419 gene encoding uncharacterized protein LOC126764419, whose product is MRTCPTVALEVILELTPLHQVIKQAANHTMLLIKTEWSDSTLERLLEDSTIQWYTDGSKTPEGIGAGIAGPRTTLSIPMGCFPNIFQAEVFAIGQCAEVNLSRNYCNQRIAILSDSQAALKAISSYEIKSLLVEECIESLNRLSLCNRVHLIWVPGHKGIEGNENADELARAAAASKVMGPEPFIAKFGSTEIW
- the LOC126763899 gene encoding 39S ribosomal protein L37, mitochondrial — protein: MRLTNKLCAQHLGWTFKKHWLVQGKRIPGDTGAVEEVIKNGVKLQSVTDLTKSEGHNQRERKYIGEEVINLNWNTKPSYLFGDNNILLKGIQQAVVLTNTIEEQSLPGCIQDSLERVQITGLCERSIKEAIMASNIFSADQEKLPKTRDNVRVGYNLRREYGIPNERKITILLNKLITECEKIAGRNINFQRRIIDQVNFNFTLPRNEETLLFRVKAEKFITSSRALASIKGKFDSELPNIYPLKSTISMPKEHLYSNKTISPFSRDINFHPHTIFVYFDNDKVANLHDVPVNLSQFQSRNMLKAFAVAAARAKQLYGNSDVEKLTRPIVVQSIQTDGRTFHFGVFQLNDLRSDDLGGAKNYWFHSSNLDLFEKCEYVSGRPKLIGFNKDVLRYLYAFYINS